TTCAACATTACTTTTTGACACATGCAATGTCGACAGTGGGATGATCATTTTCAAGTTTCATGTCACGAGAGGTGAACAGGGTTAAGAATAGTGATATCtacaacacaaagaaaaagtCACCTATCCAGGTCTCAACAGGTCAAATGGCGAAttgacttcctcacacacacctccattGACCCTTCCCCCAGCCCCTCACTCGTGTTGCTATGTGCTGTGTACAACCAGACTCAATTACTGTACGGCTAGAGGATTTAACCTCATCTCTGCCCCCCCCCACCTTTCACACCTCGTCTCTTGGGGAAAACACAGACATTGGTATAGGAAagcctccattttttttgtagtttccCAGTTTGGCGGCAGACATCTGAAAATCCCTCCcttaaagcagaaaaaaacttgaaatggtGTGTAGATATTGACTTTAAGCGTGTCCTTGATGGTCTTTTGGAGCAGAACAataaagaatgttggagatCAAAGTAGAAAGTGtggatgttttcatttcactctgCCCTCTTTTCATCCGACAGGCATCAACCAAGGCAGCTGCTATAGGATCAACCATTTCCCAGACGACAACGACTATGACACAGACAGCTCGGAATATCTGCTGCGTAAGCACCTCTTTCACTCTTCAGCCTCGCGAGAGGAAGAATTTGAGGAATTCAGCATctgaaaaataattcatttgacTGACAGAATCCTCCTTTGGTGGGTGGAATATGCACGGGAAACTGAGTCAGTGTCAGCGGTGGCAGATGAGGTCGGTTGCAGGGAATCAGAGGATTGTTTTGGCCCTGAGGGCAAGAAAGGCGAATGAGAAAAGAAACTAAAATACAGTTCATGCTGCAACAACTAAGTCCGAAAACACTCATGAAAATAAACGACTCCACCATGTCTGCACTGTCTTCGtcacctttttttaaatccctcCAGGAACCCTCACTTCCATGCAAACAGGAAACGCTTGTGTGCACATGCGTATAGAAGCCGAATGAGGGGTAATTTAAATATGGCTTTAAACTTGAAATGATTCCAACCACTCCTGGCGGGACTCAAAGTAGAAGTGTGAAGTGAACTATACAATAAGCTCGTGATACAGAGTAATGATGGTTTAATCGGTGGTGGAGCTTTGTTGAGCTGAAGCTTATTTACCATCAGATACAGCCGAGAACAAAGAAGAGAATCGGGTCTGGCCACATCCAGCCAAAACGATGGCTTAATAAAAGCCTTCACAGTTGGATGGGCTCATTTGAAAGTTGTGAAATGGCACGGCGATTCATTTCAGGGGAGGTGATAGTCATCGAGAGGCCTTGTTGTGTCCCGCAGCTGATTAGCAAGGCTTTTGTCACCACAAGGCCCGAACGTATGAATGATAATGGAGTTCTCAAAAACcagtgtggaggaggtgagatAGCGCTGATGAAGGCGCTTCAAATATGGGTTGCATAATACCTACAAAAAATTTGGTATCATTCCGCTAAGTTTTGTTAGATTGGAAGAATATGTTCTCAGTGGTAGCAACTCGGGCAGGTGGTGTCCAAGGAGAAGCAAGATCAAGTTTCCATATGTTCCGATCAGATGTGTGGAGCTGGGAGTGTATTCTCAACTTTGACACGCAGGTCGGTCTCGCAGCAACCTCCTACGCTCCTCTGGAAACCAAGCTCTCTAGATGCCACTCCAACCAAgtaatatatgtttttattgtgactCAAAACATATTCATCTGGTATATCCGCTCAAATTATAGCTTAATCCTTGAAATGAatttgccttttagctcagctctgttCTGTAGTATGgaaggatagatggatagatagatagacagacagacagacagacagacagatagataggtagatagatagatagatagatagatagatagacagacagacagacagacagacagacagacagacagacagacagatagatagatagatagatagatagatagatagatagatagatagatagatgcctTTTAGCTCAAGTCTCTGAACATAATGGATTGAAACATCTCTTCGCAGGTATAGTCCGAGCCTCCAGTGTGTTCCCCATCCTCAGCACCATCCTGCTCATGCTCGGTGGGCTGTGTGTCGGTTTGGGTCGGGTCTACAACAAGACCAACAACGTCCTACTGAGTGCCGGGATTCTCTTCGTTGCTGCAGGTGAGCCGGTTTGTCGCGACACTACAGTGAAGCGTAACCCGAAGGTGGAGATCTATATGGACACCATGGTTCATCTGGAGTGAAATATTGACCTCGGTACATTACCGACAGGCACACGGTTTAATTGGACTGCCCTTCAAGTAGAGAGTCTCAGGCGCGAAGTCATCCCCAGTTCCCGGCACAAATAGAACGCACCATTAGACTCGCGATGAGGAAAGGCAGCGGGACCGGCCGCTCCTGCTCTGTGATTGTAGCTCATCAGTGCCACAATCAAGCAGAGGTCCAGGTCCTGATGGAGCAAGTGAACCTCTCCATTCCTGCCGAGCCTCTTTCACTTGTCTTTTCCTCGCATTGATGAGACGCCTTCTGTGATTTGCTGATGATAAACCTCCCCCTTCACACTTCACACCCATTGATTTTGTGATTGTGAAGTCGCTGTGGATGGACTTCAGGCCTGATTCATTCACTTTAGCTTCCACATCAGTCTCTCTGGAGGAGCCATATTTAAAAAGCCAAAGGCAGATACAACAAGTCATCTGTCTGATGTTCTTCACTCACAGTGACTCACTGTCTCTTTCTTCCATAAATGACTCATTGTGCAGTCTAAATTTAACACCTGAAACTCACCATGTCTTGAGCAGCAACACAGGAGCTTAGCCAGTTGCTACTCTGTAGTTTAGATGCCaccaaatgttttggtttgatgGTCCTGAAAACCCTTTGGAAGCCTCATGGAGAACAAGTTCTAATAATAAAGAGGATACTGTGCCTTTTTTGTCCAGGTCTCAGCAACATCATCGGAATCATCGTCTACATTTCCAGTAACGCAGGGGACCCCAACGACAAACGCGACGACGACAAGAAGTACACCTACTCCTACGGCTGGTCCTTCTACTTTGGCGCCCTGTCTTTCATCGTCGCTGAAACCGTTGCCGTTCTCTCCATCAACATCTACATCGAGAGGAACAAAGAACTCCGCTGGAAAGCTCGCCGTGAGTTCATCCGTTCCCTCTCCTCATCGTCCCCGTATTCACGGATACCGAGCTTCCGCTACCGACAGCGGACGTCGCACGCCAGTTCTCACTCCACCGAGGCTTCACGAGAGAACTCGCCGGTAGTCGGGCTGAAGGGGGCGCCGTCTTCCAGCGGGCCACTGGATGAGCTGTCCATGTATGCCCTCGCGAGAGACAGCGTGACGGAGAACACCTACAGCCCTGAACACGAGGCGGGGGCGGATTTCCTCCAAGTCCATAACTGTTTCCCCAATGACTTGAAGGACGGGGTGAACCGCAGGACCACACCCGTGTGATTGCCTGGCGTCGAACGCGGCGAGGTGGCTGCTTTTAAAGGGCTGTGTGGAGGAAAGCTGGAGCCATCGAGGAAAAGACCTGTGCAAGACTGTCAGGGTGTTTCAACCTGTAAATGACCACAAAAGGTGCTAACTGTACATTTTCTAACTTTGTGTTTTAGTCTGTTGTTGTGAACCTTCTCCGAGGTTTGTCTTCATCATGACTGTGACTTTGCCTTATAGCCTTATCTGTACGTTCGGTAGAGACACGCTGTAATCCTGAGTGTTCGCTCGTCGCTACACTTGTAGCGTGTAAATGCTATGACATCAACTGTTGCTAACAAATATGAGCCATACACATGGAGAGAGGTGAGCCACTGAAATCCTGCAGCTATAGCTTGAAAACATGCTTGAAGTCAACATTCCTTCACATTCATTCATACGCAAAGTGATAATCAGAATTGTAGCAAGCGACTCAATTAAAACTGGACTATACTGAAGCACGGAAATGACCGGTGGACTGGGTTTCCAAGTCAGAAAATCCTCGCCACTCTGatcatccaagatggcttccacagacataaacaggaagtagttttgaatcaatgaaatgtGCAGAATGAAGCAAACCCATTGTGTATGTTTGCATGTCATCCGATGTAGTGTGTCCGGGTGACCCAAGTTTTCACAAGTTTTTCATGAGTTAgtcacttcaaatgaaggattcgaTGACGACAGATATCAAGCAGCATCTTTTTCCTGGTCACATGACGACCAGATTTATTCAATAATAGcagaaaaatgcatttatttcaatgaaCAAGCATTTTGCGCTTTCTGAATGAGTCCAgggctacttcctgttctgaCAACGTCACGGCTCATGCCAGCCAATCACGATGCGTCGGACATATGCTTAGCAAATGCTGCAAAATCCTGGCCTTTGCTTGTAAAAGTTCAGTCGCATTTTATACTTACACCGCCGGGTTCTCTTGTTGCAAACGCAGAGTGTGTTTCATGGAAAATTCCTGTAACTTCTGTGGACGTCACTTTCTCATTTCCCGGCTTCAATAACAACAGTGATGTCCTTCCCTATTCACCATTTCCAcatttgtttgaatgaaaatcctTGAAAGAATCAGACTTTTTAGAGTTTATTTGGGGAAGATGAGACGGCATTATGGGAAGTGCTTCCATCAACCAGAGGGACTTTGCTCAGTCAACTCACTATGGAATCTAGCAATGTCATGCTTTCCGAACTCTGAATTTTCTCATCTTTTATCATCACAACAAAAGCCTCTGCATTGTCACTGAAAGACCCTGGATGTCCAGAACCCCCTCCTTCTTTATTCACTCCCATATCAATCGGCCATCTGTCAGGAGCTGACAGTGAAAGAGGAAGCCCACGACAGGGAACAGACAGGACTTCCTTTTTGCTGTGAATGAAAGGAGAGTGTTTCATGGATAAAGATAAGACAGTGGGCCTAAGTCAATCTGTTGGACTCCTCCCCCTTCAGTGATAAACATAGAAGAACTGCCAGCTGATGAAAGCTTTTTATATGATATGGAGATCAAGAACCATGAATGTGTTTGAGGACTCCTTATCTTCAGTGTATTCCATCCCCTCAGCCAACACAAAGCCATCTGTTTAGAATGTCGAACTTTTATATGCCAGTGTCCAGACTGCTGTAACTGTGTGTGACGTGTGTAAAAATGTACATgaccttccaaaaaaaaaaaaaagacagttatAAGCAGCATTTATCCACCAAACGTTTCTCGCCTTGATGGTTGTAAAGTTCAATTTATCGATTTGTATTCCGGTAAAACTAATTGCAAACACAAATTGATTCTCTGTTTTGTATGGTGGAGTATAACTAGAAGATGAAACTATATTTTCTATTGCATGTATGCAGCAGCTCCGTGTGACTATTGACTGTGTAATATTGTCGTGGATAAGCACATTCGTAAAAACTAGGAGAAGCTGGTGACTGCTCTGAATTGTATAATAAAATAGAGGGAAATGTCAAGCAGATTTGTGGACAAGGTTTTCTTATGCAGCTCAGAACAGACTAGGAAGTTCTTGGTTATGTTGCAGCTACATAAAGCCTGCTCAAATGCACCACAAAGTCTTATCCAGCCAGTTCAATTGTCTCGGCCGCCGAGGTTCATAGCAGAACAATCCAATGGAGAACAACATTACCATGTATTATCTTGTGTAACCAATTTCCATTAAGACAATAGAGTTTACTGCTgtaaaaacctttaaaaaacataaacctcttgtttatttattttgtcagtttcCCTCATCTCATTCAATTTGGTCGGTTCTTCTCATATAAAGAGTACTCATTCATGAAGGAGGAAAATGCATGTATTGCAGCACTAAACATaaagattattatttatatagatACAAAAGAAGagtctatttttttctgttctggaTTGTGGTGTTAatataaatgtgatttaaacatgCTGGTGTCATGAGAAAGGTACTACTTGCAGTGTATtaagagtctttttttttttttgctttggtcaGATGAATAGAATTTCACGCCAAATTGATTACTGTAACCTTTATAAATATGGAAAAGTTGCCCAAATATAATGCGATTAatcaacaaaaatgtcaggcggACCCCGGGGAGTCGGCGTGGAGGAGCGCTTGCTTTTTCATTAATAACAGCCAGCCAAAATTATAAATGCAATGAGAAGGTCTACAAAAATgtgcttaaaaatgaaaataaataaaaaatatagattctttacaattaaaaaaaaataataatatatatatattataatttaGAAACGTACAATGCCATCACAAAGTATGTTCAGGGGCCTCATGCTGCCTATATTTCTCTGGCTCTCATAAAATCTGTGTCAAGCTGTGAATGTAGcgtattttgtttcattgtttttcaatattaTCTCCCTGTATCTATtccatgttttatttccatttcccttttctaaatgtatttgtttttaaataaaatgataaaaatttAAGTTAAATATCATAtcgtttttaaattaaaattggttaaaaaaattattttaccTGAATATGTTATTGAGTAACATTAAATTTGCTTGTAagataaaattgtttttttactgaattagttcaacaacaaaaataatacaattataaataatatgatgtatacatatattcagtcttttttaaacattttcacaaattatgtatttattaattttcatcatcattttcataaTACTATTACTAACAAATAACCGCATGACACTTCTACtttatttcagttgttttaAGGATGTTATTTGACATTAAGTTGAACTATAtttgatgaaaaacagaaacagaaattgACCACAAAAAGACACCATAGCAGAAAaatattattacaaaaaaaggCGCCATAAACAAAAGCATCCATTGGAACACAATATATGCCTATAAAGGTATGTGTTCCCACGATGGTGGTGTGTCACCTGAATTTCTTAGCGACTGAATCTCCTTCATCTGCGAATGATGGACGAGCCGCTTCAGCCTCAGGGTCTCCACATTGTTGTGAGGAAACAAATCTGTCGCCATCCTGCCGATGGCAGCGCTCTTTTATCAAAATGTTAAAAGCCGTCTTTCTTCCTCAGACGGGCGCTGCTCATCTTAAGAGTGAGATTAAACCTAAACAAACCAGCGGACATTGCCCTCTATATTCAGCCTGCCTGAGCATTGATTTGAAGATTTTATTGATGGTTGAGTTTAACCCAAGCCATGGGTGAGATCCAGTCGGAACACTTGACTTTCAGTGTGACTCGTCTCAAGGTGAGCCATTATTTCACATAAATACCTAGAGGGCGCTGGATTATTTTCACTGACAATTGTAAACAGTTTAAGCGTAGCAATTTTCTCCGATTCTGTCTCTTTGACAGGCAGTTTGTCGCCCCAAATCTCATAACCTCTGCCTCATGTGGAAGCCTCTGTGCCGCCAGGTCAAGCGGGCGAGGTGGGCGCCACAGAGGCCAACATCGCTGCGTTGTTTCGCAGAGGAATATTAAGAGGAGGCTGGCAGAAATGGCCTGAGGACACGGCTAATCTAATTTGGTTTGAGTAATGTTGCCTGTCAGTAGAGGTCCCTGTGAAGGCTGCGCGATTTATTCCGCCACCGTTAAAATTAGCTACCAATTAAGCTTGTTTTtcatcctggactgaaactttGAAGATAGAAAGCAAGGGTCGCAATTGATGTTAAGAAGACTTCAGATTCGTTGTGTCTGATGTGAGGAAAGTGATGGCTTGGTTCTCACAATTCTCCTCCAGCCAGGTAGCGTTTCAGCTTCCTGTGTTTCCCATCACCTGTCAGCTGACATGACCCGCTCACTTGATGGCAGATGACGTGCCACGCACTGTTGCTTGGAGACTGTGATGTTCTTGGTGTGTTTGCAGGCACCAGTGTGAGCAAATGAAGCGGGTCAGAGGGGTCACCGAGGACGGCCGGCTGCACCGAACCACACTATTATTACACACTTAGACTCAAGCGGCGGCTTCCGCGGCGTCATCTAGGGACCGGCGTTTGGGGAGCCGGGCAGTTTTGCTCCAGCAGCATCAAGACGGGACGTGATAATGAAACAACTGCACCCCTGTGGAAGACTGTGAGGGAGACGATTTATCTCTGATGATCAATTTCCTGCATCGCTTGGCCGCTGATGGTGTTTACAAAGAGTCTCTCGGCTCTCTTACACCTGAGAGAGTGTGAGTCGCGGCGGTTTCCTGTCCAGCTTCAACTCATGTCTTACTTCCCAGTAATGTTGTGGTATCGCAGAAGCAGGAGGCAAACATCTTCTAGGCTTCTCTCACCTTCCGTGTTTGCTCAGAGGTGTTAAAACAAACACTTCCAGACGCCTCCTACAGTTGTGTACCACTCGTTGCaccataaatataaaacatcaaCACATCTGGTGATGGCTTCAACCACTTCTAGGACCCCTAGTGGTGAAAAACCTGATATTTATTTGGCATAAAAAGCACCATCCTAAAATTGAATAAACCATGAGAGCAGATATAAAAACTTCATAAAAAGGCAGGTCTTTAGTGTTTAAAAATACTTACACTCTCTGCTGCCCTCGGGCAGTTGGTTCCTCAGATATAGGCCGTAGTAGCTCAAAGAAGCTTCTactggagacttgacttgaggaCAAGAGGGTCCAAGAAGTGGGCTATGGAGATGAAGACTGAGATGAATGGAGCAATACAAGGATCGATTCACTTGCGCAGATGACTAGATTCTTCCTTATCCTCTGAAACTGCTACCGCTTTTCTCTGTCTTATaatgttgtttattcatttattttccacattgctttttatttatttataatttttttcagtaaaaaaaaatcaaagattATTATGGTAATGTTGTTtcgtatcattttttttttaaattattgctgGACAATTATTTATCCAATTTACACTTATTTTTTCTGTAAAACTTCCAAATaaatttttcaattttcatgttacaaaaaataaacatttcaaattgATGTCAACGTATATcttgctttttcatttattgcatttatttcttttcacttttaaacaatttaatgtattattattattattattattattattattattattattattattatataaccCTTCACATCCGGAATATTTCGTTCTAAGCAGATCACATCTATTCAATAAAATGTGTCCAATTCATCACTGATAAATGCAGAGCTCCAGCCAAGTCTTTGGATCCTCTCATCAAATCTGGAACATTCCCTACAACCAGGTGGGACTCTCTGATCTGATTGGCCAGAAAAATAAGTGGATCAGACCATTTTAATGATGACTAATAAAGGAAATCTTCCCTCCGGAAGTCCCCTGGTATTCAGCACCACAGACGAATGAGCTGGAAACGGAGCTGAGAAGGAAAGTTCCAGATGATTTCAGAGTCAGAAAAAGTCATCTTTAGATGAGAGCTGATTTGAATCATCTCTATCTGCGGCCACATTGGTGCCAGTTTAGGAGGTAGCACGAGACGGGGCCCCTGATCCACTGTTCTTTCACTGGTCCCGCTTTCTGGGTCAGACCTTTCTGGCTGTAAACTGAAATCTTGGACTTGGGCTGTAAAATTGAAGCCACGTCTTCAACCTCTGTGCTAAATGTCTCCTACAGCGAGGGAGAGGAAGTGAGGAAGAAAGTAGGACGCTGCTATCTGGCCCCATTTTTACCAACCACCAGGCACCAGGCAGGGAAACGAAAAGAAAGTGTGGTGAAGAGCAGGACAGCAGTGGAGCGAAAAGACCCTGGAAGAAGGGGAGTGAAGGTCAGCGCCCTCCTCTGGGACTTctcttttaaaagaaaaacctcTACGTTCGGCACGACATGTTTGAGGAGCAGGCGACGAAGGTGAAGATCACCTCGGTGGTGATCGTGGTGGGCATGTGTGCCATGCTGGCGGCGGTGGTGACGGACCACTGGGCAGTGCTCAGCCCTCGGGTGGAGAGGCTCAACGCCACCTGCGAGGCGGCCCACTTTGGCCTCTGGAGGCTCTGCAAGAAGACCATCTTCATCGTGGAGGAGGATCCTCAGGGCAAAGGTTGTGGGCCGATCAGTTTACCTGGAGGTAGGGGTTCAAATCTACTTTCTATAGAGCTTCAACCCGGCGCAGTAAGAGTGACGCCAGCTATTAGTCCTTATTTATCCTCCAGCTTGTCACTTCATGGTCATTAACTTTCATTTTAAAGCCTGCAGATGGTTCACGACGACATATTTTCTGGCTTTGGTTGGCGGCTTTAAACTGAAAAGTGTCTTCCAATTTGACACAATTTTGCTGCTCTAATATGACAGAGCTGTCTTCAGGGCCTCAGTTTTTAATGTAAGATGGATCCGCTTAAGCCCCAGTTTGTGTCAACACATGCCTACAATGCAGCAGAAGCTTGGCTGCGAGTCCTTATTCAAcatataaaatatttcatttaaaagccTCCCAAAGCCtttttgcattcatttaaaGTTGTCTTTTACCCGGCTGCCCTGGATGGACTCGGTGTCCTCTGGCTCCGCATGCGTGCCTGGCAGCCCAACAGACAGATTTGACAGCGACTATCATTGACTTAGCCTCAGGTGCTAACGCCGCCGGATCTGTGCCGCCGGTAATGAAGTGTGGCTCCTGGCGCTGGCTCCCGCGTTAGCCTTCCCCCGAGACACTCGCAGGGATAAGGGAGAGTTTAACTTCTGAGAGTGGGTTGGACAGGTAGGGATCTGCTgggtttttcattcttgaaactGTCGTTCATGAAAGCGAGCTACACACATGCATGTAAATTGgagagttcggactgactgagAGCGACCTGGGCCGACTCTTTGCTtgtgtttatgtggccctcaaacaaagaaatgcactttttaaaatattaaaaaaaaaataaataaatcttttaaCCAGTCtatgtttttcttcctccattACTATTAAAATCATATAAAGCTCAAATGATATTAACTCCTTTTAAAGACAAGCGCTCAATTTAGCAGTTTCTTGTccctaaaaataaatcattgaaAAAGTATGTTCTGctcatatttatgatttatatcgATGCTCTATAGgtaaaattatatataataacattaaaataaCATACTTAAAGCATATGGTGTCacagaatattttcatttttaaccgttttgttgttgttttataacactttttttcttatGTATGTCATTCTTTTGGCTCAACCCTCCTCACAACAGTTGctgtatataatgtggccccataAATATAATTTACAGAAGACTTCTGTCCGTGCTTTGCATTaattttgtccgtatttctaCACATTTCCACAACAGTCACGGatagagcagtaccactggaatcCATGGGgcgcagtgttgctgttattatCTGATATGTAGTGCTCATGatacacaaagaagacataacaatggcgcaAATATTCCGGTATATTTCGTCTTCTGTGCAAGAGGTACGTTATCAACACGTCTTCCACAgtcatcatgtttgttttggagtttgtcgttgtcagaGACTTCTGACTCAGGGccgctccccctg
The genomic region above belongs to Synchiropus splendidus isolate RoL2022-P1 chromosome 19, RoL_Sspl_1.0, whole genome shotgun sequence and contains:
- the cacng4b gene encoding calcium channel, voltage-dependent, gamma subunit 4b; protein product: MAWCDRGVQTLLATVGAFAAFSLMTIAIGTDYWLYSRAYICNGTNATTDETQPQPKTKKGDLTHSGLWRICCIEGINQGSCYRINHFPDDNDYDTDSSEYLLRIVRASSVFPILSTILLMLGGLCVGLGRVYNKTNNVLLSAGILFVAAGLSNIIGIIVYISSNAGDPNDKRDDDKKYTYSYGWSFYFGALSFIVAETVAVLSINIYIERNKELRWKARREFIRSLSSSSPYSRIPSFRYRQRTSHASSHSTEASRENSPVVGLKGAPSSSGPLDELSMYALARDSVTENTYSPEHEAGADFLQVHNCFPNDLKDGVNRRTTPV